One window from the genome of Mycolicibacterium gadium encodes:
- the car gene encoding carboxylic acid reductase — protein sequence MSTDTREERLARRIADLTATDPQFAAAKPDPAVSRAIEDPGLSLDAVVRTVLTAYADRPALGERAVDYVEDRRGRTSATLLPHYNTITYRELDDRIGSLTRALTDVHPGDRVAILGFGSIDYTVIDVATIPLGAVAVPLQTSAPLTALRPIVTETEPAVIASSIDYVDDAAELVLSGHAPSTLVVFDYDPAITDHREAYDAVRARLAEAESTVAVETLQDALERGKTLPARPEAHRDTDDMALLIYTSGSTGAPKGAIYTREMTGKLWRPASWGWADSVEPSIVLSFMPMSHVMGRSGLFGALSHGGTGYFAAKSDLSTFLEDLALVRPTHLSFVPRVWDMLSAEVHSRVDRRAAEATDTKSDAEFIDEVRTQMIGNRYLTAVTGSAPTSSDLKMWVESFLDLELLDGYGSTEAGGVFLDGKVQRPPVIDYKLVDVPDLGYFSTDRPYPRGELLIKTVNMFPGYYRRPEVTAEVFDEEGFYRTGDVVAELGPDRLQYVDRRNFVLKLSQGEFVTASKLEAVFETSPLVRQIYIYGNSARSYLLAVIVPTPEALSQHDTSELRALIGESLADVAKAEDLQSFEVPRDFILETTAFTLENGLLTGIRKLARPKLKEIYGPQLEGLYEDLAQGQAAELRELRQGGATRPVIETVTRAAAALLGSAAADLSPDAHFTDLGGDSLSALTFANLLHDIFFVEVPVGVIVSPANDLGALAEYIETERSGSTRPTFASVHGRAATEIHARDLTLGKFLDAHTLANAPALPYPSQEVRTVLLTGATGFLGRYLALDWLERMSLVGGKVISLVRAKDDATARQRLDETFDSGDPALLDHYRRLAAGHLEVLAGDKGEPGLGLDETTWQRLADTVDLIVDPAALVNHVLPYDQLFGPNVVGTAELIRLALTSKLKPFVYLSTVGVGDQIEPSAFVEDADVRQISATRVVNDSYANGYGNSKWAGEVLLREAHDLSGLPVEVFRCDMILAEPKYAGQLNVPDMFTRLMLSLVATGIAPGSFYELDAAGHRQRAHYDGLPVDFIADAISTLGAHHSYGFETFHVMNPHDDGLGLDEFVDWLVDAGYPIDRVADYGEWLQRFEMGMRGLPDRRRQASLLPLLHSYAQPAKPLLGSFATTDRFRAAVQDAKIGPDKDIPHVTAEIIVKYVTDLQLLGLL from the coding sequence ATGTCCACTGATACTCGTGAAGAGCGCCTCGCGCGACGCATCGCAGACCTCACCGCGACCGACCCCCAGTTCGCCGCGGCCAAACCCGATCCGGCCGTCAGCCGGGCGATCGAAGATCCCGGGCTGTCGCTGGATGCCGTCGTGCGCACCGTGCTTACGGCCTACGCCGACCGTCCCGCCCTCGGGGAGCGCGCCGTCGACTACGTCGAAGACCGTCGAGGTCGCACCTCCGCCACGCTTCTGCCCCACTACAACACCATCACGTATCGCGAACTGGACGACCGCATCGGCTCGTTGACCAGGGCGCTGACCGATGTGCACCCCGGTGACCGCGTGGCGATCCTAGGATTCGGCAGCATCGACTACACGGTCATCGACGTCGCGACCATTCCGTTGGGCGCCGTCGCGGTGCCGCTTCAGACAAGTGCCCCGCTGACGGCACTGCGACCCATCGTCACCGAGACCGAGCCTGCCGTCATCGCGTCGAGCATCGACTACGTCGACGACGCAGCCGAACTCGTCCTGTCCGGCCATGCGCCGTCCACCCTCGTTGTCTTCGACTACGACCCAGCGATCACCGACCACCGCGAGGCGTACGACGCCGTGCGCGCACGGCTCGCCGAAGCCGAGAGCACCGTCGCGGTGGAGACCTTGCAGGATGCGTTGGAGCGCGGAAAAACGTTGCCCGCCAGGCCTGAGGCCCATCGTGACACCGACGATATGGCGCTTCTGATCTACACGTCCGGCAGCACCGGTGCGCCCAAGGGCGCCATCTACACCCGTGAGATGACCGGAAAATTGTGGCGTCCGGCGAGCTGGGGTTGGGCCGACAGCGTCGAACCGTCGATCGTGCTGAGCTTCATGCCGATGAGCCATGTCATGGGTCGATCGGGTCTCTTCGGTGCGCTATCCCACGGCGGCACAGGCTACTTCGCGGCCAAGAGCGACCTGTCGACCTTCCTCGAAGACCTCGCCCTGGTGCGGCCCACGCACCTGTCTTTCGTGCCTCGCGTCTGGGACATGTTGTCCGCCGAGGTGCACAGCCGGGTCGATCGTCGTGCCGCCGAGGCCACCGACACGAAATCGGACGCGGAGTTCATCGACGAAGTGCGGACGCAGATGATCGGCAATCGTTATCTCACCGCGGTTACCGGATCGGCTCCCACGTCGTCGGATCTGAAGATGTGGGTCGAGTCGTTCCTGGACCTCGAACTGCTTGACGGCTACGGCTCGACCGAGGCCGGCGGGGTCTTCCTCGACGGCAAAGTGCAGCGTCCGCCGGTCATCGATTACAAGCTGGTGGATGTGCCGGACCTCGGCTATTTCAGTACCGATCGTCCTTATCCCCGAGGCGAACTGCTGATCAAGACCGTCAACATGTTTCCCGGGTACTACAGGCGTCCCGAAGTCACCGCCGAGGTGTTCGACGAGGAGGGCTTCTACCGGACCGGCGACGTCGTGGCCGAACTCGGGCCTGATCGATTGCAGTACGTCGATCGGCGCAACTTCGTGCTCAAGCTGTCTCAAGGCGAGTTCGTCACCGCCTCCAAGCTGGAAGCGGTCTTCGAAACCAGCCCGCTGGTGCGGCAGATCTACATCTACGGCAACAGCGCCCGGTCCTACTTGTTGGCCGTGATCGTGCCCACGCCCGAGGCGTTGTCCCAGCACGACACGTCCGAACTGCGCGCACTGATCGGCGAGTCGCTGGCTGATGTCGCCAAGGCGGAGGATCTCCAGTCGTTCGAGGTGCCGCGCGACTTCATCTTGGAGACAACGGCGTTCACGCTCGAGAATGGTCTGCTGACCGGCATCCGCAAGCTGGCACGACCCAAGCTGAAGGAGATTTACGGCCCCCAGCTGGAGGGACTGTACGAGGATCTTGCTCAGGGTCAGGCGGCCGAGCTGCGCGAGCTGCGGCAGGGTGGCGCGACTCGCCCGGTGATCGAGACGGTCACCCGGGCGGCCGCCGCGCTGTTGGGTAGCGCGGCGGCGGACTTGTCACCCGATGCGCACTTCACCGATCTGGGCGGGGATTCGTTGTCGGCATTGACGTTTGCGAACCTGCTACATGACATCTTCTTTGTCGAGGTTCCGGTGGGCGTGATCGTCAGCCCCGCCAACGACCTTGGGGCGCTGGCCGAATACATCGAAACAGAACGCTCCGGTAGCACCCGCCCGACGTTCGCGTCCGTCCACGGTCGCGCAGCCACGGAGATCCATGCCCGCGATCTGACGCTGGGCAAGTTCCTCGATGCCCACACGCTGGCGAACGCACCTGCACTGCCCTACCCGAGCCAGGAGGTGCGCACCGTGTTGCTGACGGGCGCGACCGGTTTCCTCGGCCGCTATCTCGCCCTGGACTGGCTGGAACGGATGAGCCTCGTCGGCGGCAAGGTGATCAGCCTGGTGCGCGCCAAGGACGACGCCACGGCGCGGCAGCGCCTGGACGAAACCTTCGACAGCGGCGATCCCGCCCTGCTCGATCACTACCGGCGTTTGGCTGCAGGGCATTTGGAGGTGCTCGCGGGCGACAAAGGCGAACCCGGTCTAGGGCTCGACGAAACGACCTGGCAGCGGCTGGCCGACACCGTCGACCTGATCGTGGATCCGGCCGCACTGGTCAACCACGTCCTGCCCTACGACCAGTTGTTCGGTCCCAACGTCGTCGGCACCGCGGAGCTGATCCGGCTGGCGCTGACCTCGAAGTTGAAGCCGTTCGTCTACCTGTCGACCGTCGGTGTCGGCGATCAGATCGAGCCGTCGGCATTCGTCGAGGACGCCGACGTGCGCCAGATCAGCGCGACGCGCGTGGTCAACGACAGCTACGCCAACGGTTACGGAAACAGCAAGTGGGCGGGTGAGGTGCTGCTGCGCGAAGCTCACGATCTGAGCGGTCTGCCGGTCGAGGTGTTCCGGTGCGACATGATCCTCGCGGAGCCGAAGTACGCCGGCCAGCTCAACGTGCCCGATATGTTCACCCGGCTGATGCTCAGCCTGGTGGCCACCGGGATCGCACCGGGTTCGTTCTACGAGCTGGACGCCGCGGGCCATCGCCAGCGAGCCCACTACGATGGTCTACCAGTCGATTTCATCGCCGATGCGATCTCCACGCTAGGGGCACACCACAGCTACGGGTTCGAGACCTTCCACGTGATGAACCCGCACGACGACGGCCTCGGTCTCGACGAGTTCGTGGACTGGCTGGTCGATGCCGGCTATCCGATCGACCGCGTCGCGGACTACGGAGAATGGCTGCAGCGGTTCGAGATGGGCATGCGGGGTCTACCCGACCGCCGGCGTCAGGCTTCGCTGTTGCCGTTGCTCCACAGCTACGCGCAGCCCGCCAAGCCGCTTCTCGGTTCCTTCGCGACGACCGACCGATTCCGCGCCGCGGTGCAGGACGCGAAAATCGGCCCGGACAAGGACATTCCGCACGTCACGGCCGAGATCATCGTCAAGTACGTCACCGACCTGCAGCTGTTGGGTCTGCTGTAG
- a CDS encoding DUF1304 domain-containing protein: protein MGFAGLFFAGLAALLHVYIWVMESLTWTSARTRATFGTTEEEALATKELAFNQGFYNLFLAIVTLAGIVIGGLGHNYVGLALIFAGTGSMLAAALVLLVSSPDKARAAITQGILPLIAIVLLSIGLTL from the coding sequence ATGGGATTCGCGGGACTCTTCTTCGCCGGTCTGGCCGCCTTGTTGCACGTCTACATCTGGGTGATGGAGTCACTGACGTGGACCTCGGCCAGGACCAGGGCCACCTTCGGCACCACCGAGGAGGAGGCGTTGGCCACCAAGGAACTGGCGTTCAACCAGGGTTTCTACAACCTGTTCTTGGCGATCGTCACGCTAGCGGGCATCGTCATCGGCGGACTCGGTCACAACTACGTCGGGCTTGCGCTCATCTTTGCAGGCACCGGTTCCATGCTTGCCGCTGCGCTGGTGCTGCTGGTGTCCTCGCCCGACAAAGCTCGCGCTGCCATCACGCAAGGCATCCTGCCGTTGATCGCGATCGTGCTCTTGAGCATCGGGCTGACGCTTTGA
- the ruvB gene encoding Holliday junction branch migration DNA helicase RuvB produces MNRFEDEESDDREVTPALTVGEGDIDASLRPRSLGEFIGQPRVREQLQLVLEGAKNRGGTPDHILLSGPPGLGKTSLAMIIAAELGTSLRVTSGPALERAGDLAAMLSNLVEHDVLFIDEIHRIARPAEEMLYLAMEDFRVDVVVGKGPGATSIPLEVAPFTLVGATTRSGALTGPLRDRFGFTAHMDFYEPAELERVLTRSAGILGIELQGDAATEVARRSRGTPRIANRLLRRVRDFAEVRADGVITRDIAKSALAVYDVDELGLDRLDRAVLSALTRSFGGGPVGVSTLAVAVGEEATTVEEVCEPFLVRAGMIARTPRGRVATAQAWTHLGMTPPAGATGFGQPGLFE; encoded by the coding sequence ATGAATCGGTTCGAGGACGAGGAATCGGACGACCGCGAGGTCACTCCGGCGCTGACAGTCGGCGAGGGGGATATCGACGCCAGCCTTCGGCCGCGTTCGCTCGGGGAGTTCATTGGTCAGCCCCGGGTCCGCGAGCAACTGCAGCTGGTTCTCGAGGGTGCCAAGAACCGCGGTGGCACACCGGATCACATCCTGCTGTCGGGCCCGCCGGGGCTGGGCAAGACTTCGCTGGCGATGATCATCGCCGCCGAGCTCGGCACCTCGCTGCGGGTCACCTCCGGACCGGCGCTGGAACGGGCGGGCGACCTGGCGGCCATGCTGTCGAACCTCGTCGAGCACGACGTGCTGTTCATCGACGAGATCCACCGCATCGCCAGGCCCGCCGAAGAAATGCTGTACCTCGCGATGGAAGACTTCCGCGTCGACGTCGTGGTCGGGAAGGGACCGGGCGCGACGTCCATTCCGCTCGAGGTAGCCCCGTTCACGCTCGTCGGCGCCACCACCCGCTCGGGTGCCCTGACGGGCCCCCTGCGTGACAGGTTCGGCTTCACCGCGCACATGGACTTCTACGAGCCAGCGGAACTCGAGCGGGTGCTGACGCGGTCGGCCGGCATCCTCGGTATCGAGCTGCAGGGCGACGCAGCCACCGAGGTCGCGCGGCGCTCGCGCGGCACACCGCGTATTGCCAACCGATTGTTGCGACGGGTTCGCGACTTCGCCGAGGTCCGGGCCGACGGTGTCATCACCCGTGACATCGCGAAGTCCGCCCTGGCGGTCTACGACGTCGACGAGCTGGGGTTGGACCGCCTCGACCGCGCCGTATTGTCCGCGCTGACACGCAGTTTCGGTGGTGGCCCCGTCGGAGTGTCGACACTGGCGGTCGCGGTGGGGGAGGAGGCCACTACGGTCGAGGAGGTGTGCGAGCCGTTCTTGGTGCGTGCCGGCATGATCGCCCGTACGCCGCGCGGCCGCGTCGCCACCGCTCAGGCCTGGACTCATCTCGGAATGACACCCCCGGCCGGAGCGACCGGTTTCGGGCAGCCGGGCCTGTTCGAATAG
- the ruvA gene encoding Holliday junction branch migration protein RuvA: MIASVRGEVLDIALDHVVIEAAGVGYKVMATPTTLATLHRGDEARLITAMIVREDSMTLYGFSDADARNLFLTLLAVSGIGPSIALGALAMYDGPTLRRAIADGDITALTRIPKVGKKTAELMALSLRDKMGAVTPSGAVAMNGHTVRGPVVEALVGLGFALKQAEEATDKVLANEPEATQTTALRSALSMLGKK, from the coding sequence ATGATTGCATCCGTTCGCGGGGAGGTCCTCGACATCGCTCTCGACCATGTTGTCATCGAGGCCGCGGGCGTCGGCTACAAAGTGATGGCGACGCCGACCACGCTGGCGACGCTGCACCGCGGCGACGAGGCCCGGCTCATCACCGCGATGATCGTGCGCGAGGATTCGATGACGCTGTACGGCTTTTCGGACGCCGACGCCCGCAACCTGTTTCTGACGCTGCTCGCGGTGTCCGGTATCGGGCCCAGCATCGCGTTGGGCGCGCTGGCGATGTACGACGGGCCCACGCTGCGGCGCGCCATCGCCGACGGCGACATCACGGCGCTCACTCGCATCCCGAAGGTCGGCAAGAAGACCGCTGAGTTGATGGCGCTGAGCCTGCGCGACAAGATGGGCGCCGTCACGCCGTCGGGGGCCGTTGCGATGAACGGCCACACCGTGCGCGGACCTGTCGTGGAAGCGCTTGTCGGCCTTGGCTTTGCGCTCAAGCAGGCCGAGGAGGCCACCGACAAGGTGCTCGCCAATGAACCCGAGGCCACCCAGACGACGGCATTGCGCTCGGCCCTGTCGATGTTGGGTAAGAAATGA
- the ruvC gene encoding crossover junction endodeoxyribonuclease RuvC codes for MRVMGVDPGLTRCGLSVIEGGTGRRVIALDVDVVRTPSDEPLHRRLLTISDTVEYWMDTHRPDVIAIERVFANQNANTAMGTAQAGGVIALAAARRDIDVHFHTPSEVKAAVTGNGRADKAQVTTMVTKILALQAKPTPADAADALALAICHCWRAPMIARMAAAEAMAAEQKRKYQATIKAKAKAAR; via the coding sequence GTGCGGGTGATGGGTGTCGACCCTGGGTTGACGCGGTGCGGGCTGTCCGTCATCGAGGGCGGCACCGGTCGTCGGGTCATCGCGCTGGACGTCGACGTGGTCCGCACTCCGTCCGACGAGCCGCTGCATCGTCGGTTGCTCACCATCAGCGACACCGTCGAGTACTGGATGGACACCCACCGGCCCGACGTCATCGCGATCGAGCGAGTATTCGCCAACCAGAACGCGAACACGGCGATGGGCACGGCGCAGGCCGGCGGTGTCATCGCGCTTGCCGCCGCCAGGCGTGACATCGACGTGCATTTCCACACACCCAGCGAGGTGAAAGCCGCCGTCACCGGAAACGGTCGGGCCGACAAAGCGCAGGTCACCACGATGGTCACCAAAATCCTTGCCCTGCAGGCGAAACCGACGCCCGCCGATGCGGCCGACGCGCTGGCATTGGCGATCTGTCATTGCTGGCGGGCTCCGATGATCGCGCGGATGGCCGCGGCCGAGGCCATGGCGGCCGAGCAGAAACGCAAGTACCAGGCCACGATCAAGGCGAAGGCAAAGGCGGCACGATGA
- a CDS encoding mechanosensitive ion channel family protein encodes MPDDQKLETATNLAMTLAWAAGAVAAVYVVGVILTWLLTRASRRSALLRDIEVLTRLPARAALMVLAAAIAVRRTSDPADSWRGWVDHTLLILLIVSLTWLVVGLVRVAERRMIARYGGGGEEISDADRRWRRVRTQVTVLRRLAIAVVVILGGAAILMTFPSFSNIGATVFASAGLLSVVAGLAAQTSLGALFAGMQIAFSGAIRVGDVVQLENGQWWGRIEEITLSYVVVRLWDERRLVLPSTYFTTEPFENWTRSDTEIMGTVEFDVDFSVPFNDMRAELDRLLAESELWDGRRGVLQVTDAVGGMVRVRIVVSAPNAGALFDLRCAVREGMVDWVQHRQVRPIQLIEPAAPAESRVRSDDEEGTTPRVASGMFSGSPEAEARARAFDDHADEYEDDLARSNGRG; translated from the coding sequence ATGCCCGACGACCAGAAACTGGAGACCGCGACAAATCTCGCCATGACGTTGGCGTGGGCGGCAGGTGCCGTGGCCGCCGTCTACGTGGTCGGGGTGATCCTCACCTGGCTGCTGACGCGGGCCAGCCGTCGCAGCGCCCTTCTCAGAGACATCGAGGTGCTCACTCGTCTCCCGGCGCGCGCCGCGCTCATGGTCCTCGCCGCGGCGATCGCGGTGCGACGCACATCGGACCCCGCCGACTCGTGGCGCGGATGGGTGGACCACACCCTGCTGATCCTATTGATCGTCAGCCTCACCTGGCTGGTCGTCGGCCTGGTGCGGGTCGCAGAACGGCGCATGATCGCCCGTTACGGCGGCGGCGGCGAGGAGATCTCCGACGCCGACCGCCGGTGGCGACGCGTCCGCACCCAGGTGACGGTGCTGCGTCGACTCGCCATCGCCGTCGTCGTGATCCTCGGCGGCGCGGCGATCCTGATGACCTTTCCGTCGTTCTCCAACATCGGCGCCACGGTGTTCGCCTCGGCCGGCCTGCTGTCCGTGGTCGCGGGTCTCGCCGCGCAGACCTCGCTCGGCGCACTCTTTGCGGGGATGCAGATCGCGTTCTCCGGCGCCATCCGCGTCGGCGATGTGGTCCAGCTCGAGAACGGCCAATGGTGGGGCCGCATCGAGGAGATCACCCTCAGCTATGTCGTGGTGCGACTGTGGGATGAACGTCGACTCGTGCTGCCGTCCACCTACTTCACGACCGAGCCGTTCGAGAACTGGACCCGCAGCGACACCGAGATCATGGGCACAGTCGAGTTCGACGTCGACTTCTCCGTACCGTTCAACGACATGCGTGCCGAACTGGACCGCTTGCTCGCCGAGAGCGAGTTGTGGGACGGCCGTCGCGGTGTCCTCCAGGTGACCGATGCCGTCGGCGGCATGGTCCGCGTGCGCATCGTGGTCAGCGCCCCGAACGCCGGTGCACTGTTCGACCTGCGATGTGCGGTGCGCGAGGGCATGGTCGATTGGGTGCAGCACAGGCAGGTGCGGCCGATCCAGCTCATCGAGCCGGCCGCGCCCGCCGAATCCAGGGTGCGCAGCGACGATGAGGAGGGCACGACGCCTCGGGTGGCGTCGGGCATGTTCTCCGGCAGCCCCGAGGCCGAAGCGCGCGCCCGCGCCTTCGACGATCACGCCGACGAGTACGAGGACGACCTAGCGCGGTCCAACGGCCGCGGCTGA
- a CDS encoding TetR/AcrR family transcriptional regulator produces the protein MARSTREAILTAAAELMRHRGYAAVGMKDIAHASGAPIGSLYHHFRGGKVQIAREALINAGAAYGLLIPTLIDEYNDLGQAIEGVFAQAAEDMASTGFANMCPVASVAAEVADTVAELRETSASVFSGWIEGGAAYFAARGLDGARARDVTLAIIGALEGAFVVARTLRSTEPLLAAGRTLAPHYRGVTLARASAAAVGPR, from the coding sequence ATGGCAAGATCCACGCGCGAAGCAATCCTCACCGCCGCCGCAGAGCTGATGCGGCACCGCGGGTACGCGGCGGTGGGCATGAAAGACATCGCCCACGCGTCGGGTGCGCCGATCGGCTCGCTGTACCACCACTTCCGAGGGGGCAAGGTTCAGATCGCGCGTGAAGCTCTGATCAACGCGGGAGCGGCGTACGGGCTACTCATCCCGACGCTCATCGACGAGTACAACGACCTCGGCCAGGCGATCGAGGGCGTCTTTGCACAAGCCGCCGAGGATATGGCCAGCACCGGCTTTGCCAATATGTGCCCGGTCGCGAGCGTGGCGGCCGAGGTCGCCGACACAGTGGCGGAGCTGCGCGAGACCTCGGCGTCCGTGTTCAGCGGCTGGATCGAGGGCGGCGCCGCGTACTTCGCCGCTCGCGGACTCGATGGCGCGAGGGCCCGCGACGTGACGTTGGCGATCATCGGGGCCCTCGAAGGCGCCTTCGTGGTGGCGCGCACGCTGCGCAGTACCGAGCCGTTGCTCGCGGCGGGGCGGACGCTGGCGCCGCACTACCGCGGCGTGACGCTGGCCAGGGCCTCAGCCGCGGCCGTTGGACCGCGCTAG
- a CDS encoding alpha/beta fold hydrolase, which translates to MELVVSAGSIEYREEGDPDGPPVVLLHGLLMNDTQWDLALPHLPAGYRYVLPVLPIGGHRIPMREDADLTMPGMVDVVADFLDALDLTDVTLVVSDWGGPLFLTDVGRDKRIARLVICPSEAFDNFPPGFPGKVTWVGTRTTGTVKMAMQQLRIGWLRRRFFLFGMMAAKRIPQHIVEAWTNAGIADVRIRRDLLKYARTRFDKSSLVRATNRLADFSGDVLVLWSRNRVMPVAHAEALAELTGGTLRYVDDAKVLIMLDQPEETARAIGEFLEGYPSSSS; encoded by the coding sequence ATGGAGCTTGTCGTTTCCGCCGGGAGCATCGAATACCGCGAGGAAGGCGACCCGGACGGCCCGCCGGTGGTGCTGTTGCACGGTCTGCTGATGAACGACACACAGTGGGACCTCGCCCTACCGCACCTGCCGGCCGGCTACCGCTACGTGCTGCCGGTGCTGCCGATCGGCGGGCACCGCATCCCGATGCGCGAGGATGCCGACCTGACGATGCCGGGCATGGTCGACGTCGTCGCTGATTTCCTCGACGCACTGGATCTCACCGACGTCACGCTCGTGGTGTCCGACTGGGGCGGTCCGCTGTTCCTCACCGACGTCGGTCGCGACAAACGCATCGCCCGACTCGTGATCTGCCCGTCAGAGGCCTTCGACAACTTCCCTCCCGGGTTCCCCGGCAAGGTCACCTGGGTCGGCACCCGCACCACCGGGACCGTCAAGATGGCGATGCAGCAGTTGCGCATCGGCTGGCTGCGTCGCCGCTTCTTCCTCTTCGGCATGATGGCCGCCAAACGCATCCCCCAACACATCGTCGAGGCGTGGACGAATGCGGGAATCGCCGACGTGCGGATCCGCCGCGACCTGCTCAAGTACGCACGGACCAGGTTCGACAAGTCCTCGCTCGTGCGCGCGACCAACCGGCTCGCCGACTTCTCGGGCGACGTGCTGGTGCTGTGGAGCCGCAATCGCGTGATGCCCGTCGCGCACGCCGAGGCATTGGCCGAATTGACCGGTGGCACATTGCGTTACGTCGACGACGCCAAGGTGCTCATCATGCTCGATCAGCCCGAGGAAACCGCGCGGGCAATCGGCGAGTTCCTCGAGGGCTATCCCTCGTCGTCGAGTTGA
- a CDS encoding YebC/PmpR family DNA-binding transcriptional regulator, giving the protein MSGHSKWATTKHKKAVIDARRGKNFAKLIKNVEVAARVGGGDPAGNPTLYDAIQKAKKSSVPNDNIERARKRGAGEEAGGADYQNITYEGYGPNGVAVLVECLTDNRNRAAGEVRVAMTRNGGNMADPGSVAYLFSRKGVVTLEKNGQTEDDVLTAVLEAGAEEINDLDDSFEIICEPTDLVAVRTALQEAGIDYESAEASFQPSVTVPVDLDGARKVLKLVDALEDSDDVQDVFTNMDIPDDVAAQLDDEG; this is encoded by the coding sequence ATGAGCGGCCATTCCAAGTGGGCGACCACAAAGCACAAGAAGGCCGTCATCGACGCACGCCGCGGCAAGAACTTCGCAAAACTGATCAAGAACGTCGAAGTGGCCGCGCGAGTCGGCGGCGGTGACCCTGCCGGGAACCCGACGCTCTACGACGCGATCCAGAAGGCGAAGAAATCGTCGGTCCCGAACGACAACATCGAGCGCGCCCGCAAGCGCGGCGCCGGCGAAGAAGCCGGTGGCGCCGACTACCAGAACATCACCTACGAGGGCTACGGCCCCAACGGTGTCGCGGTGCTGGTCGAGTGCCTCACCGACAACCGCAACCGCGCCGCGGGCGAGGTGCGCGTCGCGATGACCCGCAACGGCGGCAACATGGCCGATCCCGGTTCGGTGGCGTATCTGTTCTCTCGCAAGGGCGTCGTGACCCTGGAGAAGAACGGGCAGACCGAGGATGACGTGTTGACCGCGGTGCTCGAAGCGGGCGCCGAGGAGATCAACGACCTCGACGACAGCTTCGAGATCATCTGCGAACCAACCGATCTCGTCGCCGTCCGTACCGCGCTACAGGAGGCGGGTATCGACTACGAATCCGCGGAGGCCAGCTTCCAGCCGTCGGTGACGGTACCGGTCGACCTCGACGGCGCACGCAAGGTGCTCAAGCTCGTCGACGCGCTCGAAGACAGCGACGACGTCCAGGACGTCTTCACCAACATGGACATTCCCGACGACGTCGCGGCTCAACTCGACGACGAGGGATAG
- a CDS encoding TetR/AcrR family transcriptional regulator — translation MPKNTPPGPRDERGVLSARILAAAREEFAHHGWAGTTIRAVARAADVDPALVYHYFGSKEALLDTSTNPPQRWLESVARTWTAPVGQLGEALLRLMLGAWADEEIGPMLRAIVLTAAHDEATREKLRRVVESGLMGVSQLGIDERDRLKRSGLISSQIMGLAMMRFVWKIEPVASMSDDELVSTVAPNLQRYIEGA, via the coding sequence GTGCCAAAGAACACACCGCCCGGACCCCGTGACGAACGGGGAGTGCTGTCCGCGCGCATCCTCGCGGCCGCCCGCGAGGAATTCGCTCACCACGGCTGGGCCGGCACGACGATCAGGGCGGTGGCGAGGGCCGCAGACGTCGACCCCGCGCTCGTCTACCACTACTTCGGTTCCAAAGAGGCGCTGCTCGACACGTCGACCAATCCGCCGCAGCGCTGGCTGGAGAGTGTCGCCCGTACGTGGACCGCGCCGGTGGGCCAGCTGGGCGAGGCGCTTCTGAGGCTGATGCTCGGTGCGTGGGCCGATGAGGAGATCGGCCCGATGCTGCGCGCGATTGTGCTCACCGCCGCCCACGACGAGGCGACGCGCGAAAAGCTGCGCCGAGTCGTCGAGAGTGGCCTGATGGGCGTGTCGCAGCTGGGCATAGACGAGCGGGATCGTCTCAAGCGAAGTGGTCTGATCTCCTCGCAGATCATGGGCTTGGCGATGATGCGGTTCGTTTGGAAGATCGAACCCGTCGCATCGATGAGCGACGACGAACTCGTCTCAACCGTCGCGCCGAACCTGCAGCGCTACATAGAGGGAGCCTGA